The nucleotide window TCCAGACCTGTACAACAACAATCAAATGTGTTTGTTAGTTTATTGCAGGATGAAAACAATAGCAGGAGCAAAGGAGGACCATGCAGCCAAAAGAACAAATGATCAGAGCCAGAACGTTACTGTAACGGTCCAGATTACTCATTACTGACACTGAATCTCTGTAATCTCTGATCTCTGATCTTCTGATGCAGATCTGATCATCCCTGCTGAGCCTGGACAGAACGTCACTCTGAGATGTGAAGATACAAACATCAAAATCAACGAGGATTTAGCTTTTGAGTGGACCAGAACTGACCTGAAGAAGGATGAATATGTGTTTTTCTACAGGGATAACAGTACTTTTCTTGATGGTCAGCATGAATCTTTCATGAACCGAGTGTCTCTGAAGGACCCTCAGATGAAGGATGGAgatctgtctgtggttctgaagaATGTGAACATTGAAGATTCTGGAACATATGAGTGTAGAGTCAAACAAGGAGAAGGAAGCAGACACAAGAGATCTGTTTTAGAGTCTACTCCCATCTCCATCATCAATCTGCAGGTGCCTCCTCCAGGTGAGCATTGAGTGAGTCTGtatctcctcttcctcctcttcctcctcttcctcctcctcctcctcctcttcctccttttcNNNNNNNNNNNNNNNNNNNNNNNNNNNNNNNNNNNNNNNNNNNNNNNNNNNNNNNNNNNNNNNNNNNNNNNNNNNNNNNNNNNNNNNNNNNNNNNNNNNNNNNNNNNNNNNNNN belongs to Oryzias melastigma strain HK-1 linkage group LG18, ASM292280v2, whole genome shotgun sequence and includes:
- the LOC112140758 gene encoding sodium channel subunit beta-2; the protein is MWILGSVLFFVLVGSSVSGTSDLIIPAEPGQNVTLRCEDTNIKINEDLAFEWTRTDLKKDEYVFFYRDNSTFLDGQHESFMNRVSLKDPQMKDGDLSVVLKNVNIEDSGTYECRVKQGEGSRHKRSVLESTPISIINLQVPPPGHGHLGLIVLSGLLLAVLVLLPVVLWISMKKKLFRPKFHQAAES